A single Balaenoptera ricei isolate mBalRic1 chromosome 13, mBalRic1.hap2, whole genome shotgun sequence DNA region contains:
- the EPCAM gene encoding epithelial cell adhesion molecule isoform X1: protein MALPHVLAFGLLLVAATAAVAAAQEGCVCENYKLTTNCSVNAHGQCQCTSIGTQHSIICTKLASKCLVMKAEMSGSKAGRRVKPEGAIQNNDGLYDPECDDKGLFKAKQCNGTSTCWCVNTAGVRRTDKDSGISCSETVRTFWIIIELKHKTREKPYDVQSLQAALKEVITSRYQLDPKYITNILYENDVIIIDLVQNSSQKTQNDVDIADVAYYFEKDVKDESLFQSKRMDLRVNGELLDLDPGRTSIYYVDEKPPEFSMQGLQAGIIAVIVVVAVAITAGIAVLVVSRKKRMAKYEKAEIKEMGEMHRERNA, encoded by the exons ATGGCGCTCCCCCACGTCCTTGCGTTCGGGCTCCTGCTCGTCGCAGCGACGGCGGCGGTGGCCGCGGCCCAGGAAG gATGTGTGTGTGAAAACTACAAACTGACCACAAACTGCTCTGTGAATGCGCATGGTCAGTGCCAGTGTACTTCAATCGGTACACAACATTCCATCATTTGCACAAAAC TGGCTTCCAAATGTTTGGTGATGAAGGCAGAAATGAGTGGGTCAAAGGCTGGGAGAAGAGTGAAACCAGAGGGTGCTATCCAGAATAATGACGGGCTCTATGATCCCGAGTGTGACGACAAGGGGCTCTTTAAAGCCAAGCAGTGCAATGGCACCTCCACGTGCTGGTGTGTGAACACTGCTGGGGTCAGAAGAACCGATAAGGACAGTGGAATATCCTGTTCCGAGACAGTGAGGACCTT CTGGATCATCATTGAACTAAAACACAAGACAAGAGAAAAACCTTATGATGTTCAAAGTTTGCAGGC tGCACTCAAGGAGGTAATCACAAGTCGTTATCAGCTGGATCCAAAATATATCACAAATATtctg TATGAGAATGATGTTATCATTATTGACCTGGTACAAAATTCTTCTCAGAAAACTCAGAATGATGTGGACATAGCTGATGTggcttattattttgaaaaagat GTTAAAGATGAGTCCTTGTTCCAGTCCAAAAGGATGGACCTGAGAGTAAATGGGGAACTACTGGATCTGGATCCTGGTCGAACTTCAATTTACTATGTTGATGAAAAACCACCTGAATTTTCAATGCAGGGTCTACAGGCTGGTATTATTGCTGTCATTGTGGTTGTGGCAGTAGCAATTACTGCTGGAATTGCTGTGCTG gttgtttccagaaagaaaagaatggcaAAATACGAGAAAGCTGAG ATAAAGGAGATGGGTGAAATGCATAGGGAACGCAACGCATAA
- the EPCAM gene encoding epithelial cell adhesion molecule isoform X2: MALPHVLAFGLLLVAATAAVAAAQEGCVCENYKLTTNCSVNAHGQCQCTSIGTQHSIICTKLASKCLVMKAEMSGSKAGRRVKPEGAIQNNDGLYDPECDDKGLFKAKQCNGTSTCWCVNTAGVRRTDKDSGISCSETVRTFWIIIELKHKTREKPYDVQSLQAALKEVITSRYQLDPKYITNILYENDVIIIDLVQNSSQKTQNDVDIADVAYYFEKDVKDESLFQSKRMDLRVNGELLDLDPGRTSIYYVDEKPPEFSMQGLQVVSRKKRMAKYEKAEIKEMGEMHRERNA, from the exons ATGGCGCTCCCCCACGTCCTTGCGTTCGGGCTCCTGCTCGTCGCAGCGACGGCGGCGGTGGCCGCGGCCCAGGAAG gATGTGTGTGTGAAAACTACAAACTGACCACAAACTGCTCTGTGAATGCGCATGGTCAGTGCCAGTGTACTTCAATCGGTACACAACATTCCATCATTTGCACAAAAC TGGCTTCCAAATGTTTGGTGATGAAGGCAGAAATGAGTGGGTCAAAGGCTGGGAGAAGAGTGAAACCAGAGGGTGCTATCCAGAATAATGACGGGCTCTATGATCCCGAGTGTGACGACAAGGGGCTCTTTAAAGCCAAGCAGTGCAATGGCACCTCCACGTGCTGGTGTGTGAACACTGCTGGGGTCAGAAGAACCGATAAGGACAGTGGAATATCCTGTTCCGAGACAGTGAGGACCTT CTGGATCATCATTGAACTAAAACACAAGACAAGAGAAAAACCTTATGATGTTCAAAGTTTGCAGGC tGCACTCAAGGAGGTAATCACAAGTCGTTATCAGCTGGATCCAAAATATATCACAAATATtctg TATGAGAATGATGTTATCATTATTGACCTGGTACAAAATTCTTCTCAGAAAACTCAGAATGATGTGGACATAGCTGATGTggcttattattttgaaaaagat GTTAAAGATGAGTCCTTGTTCCAGTCCAAAAGGATGGACCTGAGAGTAAATGGGGAACTACTGGATCTGGATCCTGGTCGAACTTCAATTTACTATGTTGATGAAAAACCACCTGAATTTTCAATGCAGGGTCTACAG gttgtttccagaaagaaaagaatggcaAAATACGAGAAAGCTGAG ATAAAGGAGATGGGTGAAATGCATAGGGAACGCAACGCATAA